The window AGGTGTCAATAATAAACGCGTGTGATGCGGCCGCCGCGTCCTCAGGTGAAAGCAGACGAGGAAGCTCAGGTGTCCGtttagtcaacaacaacaacaaacatactGAAGATGGAGCAGTTTGCGGAGACCTTTGATCCCACTGACCTGTTGTTATTTCAGCCACCAGAGGAACCTCAGTGGAAACAAGTTCAGCACGCACTACCGCCCCCCGCGCGCGTAAACATGATCCCGGACACATTAGTGGCGTGGGAGCTGAGCAGGGTTGGGCACGTGGGGGGGTACTGAGTTGGTAAATAAGAGAAACTCAAactcactaaactaagaaccTCAAGTCGATTGTTTATGagtaaaattaatataaataaaactatttctagaagaagaacaaaaagtggACGCATGCGCCTCTTTCAAGGGAATTGCGTTAAAAGGGCACACAATGTAATATgtgcacattttgaaaatccCCTAAATCCTGGAAAGGTGCAGGAGCCCCGGCAGCATCGAGCCCACGGAGCTGGACCCGACAAGTCGTGTACACGCCGGGCCCGCGCGCGCGTCGATGTTTATAATGTCAGCAGAGGTTTGCAACAATATTCATATACAATTGCGCTGTTTGATGTTTACATATGCACGGTGATCCCTTCAGCTTCAGTCATGCATCgtagtctttttttattttattattatttaaatctgacacGAGCAACAAAACAAAGCCTCTGTCCAAACACTGAGGAGAGAGTGAAGGCGCAAAGTTACCGCCTGTGTTTGTTCCTCATGTCGGGAAGCAACAAATCTTTCTTATTGCTCTGCGAGTGAGGTTTCTGCACAGCGACACGCAACGCGGAGAAGTGGCACAATTATAATCTCTTCAGAAGATATCAAATATAAATCTGCGGCCCTTTTTTGAGCCTGGACGCTAATTATGTCTCCGAAGTTAAGACGTTACACGTTATTTAGTATGCAAGAGGCTTTGTATGCCTCAACGCCCGTAAGAGCATAATAATTGGCAAACCGGGGGAAAAGGGCAACATTTGGTGCAAAACAAAAGCCCCAAATGCAGATGAAATGGatttgcagtttaaaaaaatgaaagaggTGGAAAAGCTGCTGAGCGCTTTAAAGAAAGTGTGACGCTCGTTTTGCGCACGTCGAAATAAATCACAcgatatgtgtatttatacttATTGGCACGTGGGATTTAAAAACTATAACGTCTGtcatttattttcacattttcatattttttccccctccaaCAGTTTGACCGCCTCGTTTCCAGCTCGAGGTCATCCCCGCGTGAAGGATTAGTTTTGGGTCGTCGGTGCGTAATGCGTAAAGGAGAGCAACACCACCATGGAGACGTGTGTgagatataatttttttaaacctcaaaAATCAATCATTCATTTCCTCCCACGTGCACGATAAGTGGCGGTGTCGTGGAGACTCAGGTGTTAAACCTTTTTGTCttgaagtattattattttatggtTTTGGGGTTGGAAAGGTTTCATCCCGGTTATACAAACTAAAAATCCCTAAAATGGAAgattgaatgtatttttataCGTCATATGTGGGTTTAAATAGCAAAAATATTGCGCTTTTGTTATGAAAAATCTATTTCAGGTGATGGTTTCTGGAGCTTTTacgcatgtttttattttatttagcgcCACATCACGGTGGAAAAAATGGAGTGAGATCCAAAATCTTGATATTTACTCGCCATATCTGTCTCAATAACAAACGCATTCATGGTGGCATGTCCACCAACTCTCTGATGGGAgcgggacgaggaggacgagaggggtgagggggggtgaggggggtctCCGTGGACTTGTCATGGCACAACTTGTTGGGCCAATAGCGACGCAGCGCTGAGAAATCTGGAAAGTCTTACCGGAGGGGTGAGCCAATCAgcgtggaggaggggagacgCGTTGGAAGTCCTGCCTCCTCGGTTCCACGGATTGAAATGTAAGCCTGTCTGCAGCGGCGTCAGGAAACACATCGAGCTTTTTGTCCCTCTTGTTCCTCATCGCGCAAGaagaagattattattattttttgtcttGGACGCGGTTTTCGGACACGGCGGACACGCTGGACGCGGAGCAGGATCCACGCAGGGGGCACAATCCGGACGCCGTGTTCTTCGTTTGCGGCTTTAACGCGATGGGTGAGTTCAATgtagtcatttatttattttgggggtcttttttcttcttgtgaAGGGGATGCAGCGCGCGGCACGCTGGGGTCAGATGCAGCTCTTTTGGCGTTTTGGCGGCTCCGTTTCGCCAGACTGAAATGTGACATGTGTCACCTTTACGCACCAGTTCGGACTTTTTCCATCTGACGTTTTTTTCTCTAGCCCGCGCGCGCACAGTAACATCTCTGCCATGGGTTGGTGCTTTACACCCAACACATTACGCACAATTTAAAGtgatacatttgtattttaaatgtacaacttttttattatgtctgtgtgtgtggtaaacattttaaaaagatgtgATTTTGCATAATGGTTGAATTGTAggctataaaaaaaatatttagacaAGTGGAATAGTTTTGGTCACACGGTGAACTTTATGAATGACACTTTCGCCATATTTGAATGAATTAAGTCATATATGTTTGATTAAATATCAAGCCTGTTAAACGTGTGGTTTAACCCGGGTTAAAGCCTTTTGCTCGGTTATGACCGCTGTCTCATTCGTCTCgcccgtgtctgtgtgtgtttgttttccacaCCAGAGCCAGCCTTCGGTGAGGTGAACCAACTGGGCGGTGTGTTCGTGAACGGCAGGCCGCTCCCCAACGCGATCCGGCTCCGGATAGTGGAGCTGGCCCAGCTCGGGATTCGACCCTGCGACATCAGCCGGCAGCTGCGCGTCTCCCACGGCTGCGTCAGCAAGATCCTGGCGCGCTACAACGAGACGGGCTCCATCCTCCCGGGGGCCATCGGGGGCAGCAAGCCGCGGGTCACCACGCCCACCGTGGTCAAGCACATACGGACATACAAGCAGAGGGACCCGGGGATTTTTGCCTGGGAGATCCGGGACCGGCTACTCGCCGACGGCGTGTGCGACAAGTTCAACCTGCCGTCCGTGAGCTCCATCAGCCGGATCCTGCGCAACAAGATCGGGAATCTCTCCCAGCAGAGCCAATACGAGTCGGGCAAGCAGGCGTCTCACCCGCAACCCACGATACCCTACAACCACTTGTACTCATACCCGACGTCCAAAGTGCCCACCCCCCCCGGCATGCCCACCCTCCCCGGACACATGGCCATGCACAGGATATGGCCCTCCTCGCACTCCGTGACAGATATTCTGGGGATACGGTCGATTACAGAGCAACAAAGTAAGCATGGCGGCGGCGCGgatggttttttttgtttttgcatttgtgTTTATTGCACTACATTTAAAAACTATAAAGAGGATTTGGTTTGGCGCGCGCGACACTGCGaatgtgtgtctgagagagaaAGCGGATGCACCTTTTTTTCCTCTATTTGAGGTACTgtgattgtttgttttgtaaagGACTTCTAAAAGTAACTCCAatgtatggagagagagaaggagagagagagagagagagcttaaaTACCAGTTGACCTGCCGCCTGATATTGATTTGAAAGGCAGGCAAGTTAGTCCAGAAACAGATGGTCCGGCTCGCAGTAATAATTAAGAGGCGGATGTGGAATATTAGAGGGACAGCGGAGGGGAAGGCGGTGAGATGAAGTGCATCAGAATGAGGTGTGCTGAATGTGTGCCATGAATTGGAGCCAGacattgtgcgtgtgtgtgcgtgcagttttctttttgttcgggcccaaaaaaagagcaaaagccggctcacacacactttaaagacGCGTTGTTTCCAAGTGCtgcacgttgtgtgtgtgtgtgtgtgtgtgtgtgattgtcgcGTATATATTAGGCGTGTCACGTGCCAGGTGTGGCTGGCCAGGCTCGCGCTCATATAGCAAATAGAAGACCACAAACTGGTTTGGAAACAGTGAAACGGGATCCGGCATAAATCAGTGTTAATGGCCGGCTCGGTGTTGTGGAAGAAGGTTTTTTCGCTCTTCTTCTTCGGGCTTGTTTTCCAGTGGCAGGAAGCGACGCGCTGTCATGGGCCATGCTGTCAGGATTCATGGCtaccgcgcgcgcgcgcacgcacacacacacacacacacacagacacgcgcgtcccggctcctctccaaccctccCGTAAGGCAGATATTCACAAGGGGGAGGAATGTGTTTGGGGAAAAGCTGCCTTTTTCTAAACAATGTGTGCATTTCCAAATTATTagcagatgtgtgtatgtgtgcgtgtgtgtgtgtgtgtgtgtgtgtgtgtgtgtgtgttttatgcttTAGTTTTACAGTATGGGCCTCCGTTTGGGGAGAGCTCATGTGCAACCAAAGGGTCATGGgattatttaaagaaaagaaaaaaggatttaaaatcTTAATCTGTAATGTGGAGTATAGGAGGTAAAAAATCAGGACAATATGTGGAGAATTACTAATCACATGAAGAGAGTTATTCTACGCATTTATATTAAATTGCTGGATTATTTTTTCCGTATATCCAAAAAATACTATTTCCACATGTGCAAAacgcatatatttaaaaaagaaaaaaagaagaagaaaaaaaaaaatctttatcgAGTTATGACTTTGGTGGGCTTTCCTAAATGGAACCATCACGCACAATGGAGGGAGACGGCGGAGTAAATCGAATTTGTCCCCCGACAGGAAGACGCGTTGGTGGGCTGAAACGTCCCCGAGTCGCCTCACTTCTCATCTTCAACTCcatctggtcctcagggggaacCAACACACATAGAAAACCACACGTCACCCTATGACATATATATTGTAAGGCACGGGGGGGACGTTTCAAATTACTCTCAAAAGTCAAAATTTCGAAGCCTGATCACACGTATTGATACATTAAATGTACTGATAATAAGGGTGAGCAGATGAGTACAAAAGTGTCTCTATCACAGATTTTACACATATTGCatcagacacaaaacaacttatATTTTTGCTTGGATGATTATACAAAAAGGTTGTATTTACTACTTTACGCACACGGAAGCTCTTTGGACGGTTTGATCCATGTGTGCGTAAAAAGGACAAATAACCGTGCAACATGTCACGGGGCTCATGCTCTAATGCATCATGGCTATACAGCCTGATCGATGCATGAGAAGCAGCGGCCTACTCGGGTCATTTCCTAATCTTAaaatctctccccccccccccctctcccctccggTTAGTGATAGTCCATCCACGCCAAGCGAGAAGAATGGAGCGTTACAAAACGGGACTAATTTCCCTCTATTAAGCTTTCCACTAGTCACGTGCAGTTGGATAACCCGCAGAAGCTAAAGCAAAATACATAcaggttaaaatatatatatatgtatatatatatacatatatatatatatatatatatacatatatatatatatggacactTCATTTTTAACATTAGTGGCTTTTATTCTCTTTTGGTATTTTCATAATAGTTTAACAATAGCTTTGCTTTATTGCTCTCCTAAAAAATAACGTATTATTGTACTAGCTGTGCAGCTACTGCGTGGTCTGTGCTTGTGTGCATGAGTGTAGCTCATTTAATATTTAGTGGGTTATATAGATTGGTTTATAGTTATTCTCTTGAGTCTTGTTCACAAGCTTTATAtatggttgtttttttaataataattgagGCGTGTTTAACACTCAGAAACTGGATGGACACACAAATAAGAGTCAACAAACTAAAAGGTTAATGGGCCTTCAGTATTTTAATATGTTGGTTTGTTTCAGCGCGAGACATTCAGCTGCATGAAGGAACATTTACTTTGTGCATAATTTGTCTTTTATTCAGATTTATTGCGAAAAAATGCAGCAGTTAATTATTTGCTTTAATACAGACCCATTACacattattagtatttattattattattatgcaagtACCCACACATAGTAGATTAATACACAAAATCGACGCCGAATTTCACACACTCacgttattttaaaataattttagtTTTCCCTATTCTaactataataaatacaatatattatactCCATAAATatattgagatttttttttctcgaaacaaaatacattttagacGTTTTGTTCAGGCTTTTTATTTTATGGTTTTCTAGATTTAAATGGAGGGCTAAAGGAGCGCGCGCACgcctctttgtttctcttatGTTGACAGGGCGCGTGATTCTCGTTACACAtctaaattaaaatacatttagttgTCACTTCTCGACGGGGCCGATGACACCGGCGATCTGAGGCAACCCGGTCCCAAAAAACAGAAGTGAGCCATTAAAAGCAGAAATAGCGTCTCCATAAATGACAGTTTTCGGAGTCGAGCTCCGCCATAAATCAAAAACCATAAACGTGGAGGATTAACATAAAGTCGAGCTCAACAGTCTTTGAATAGCAATTCAGTTTTTCTCCGAGTTTTCCTAAATAAAGTGTCGTTTACTTCTTATTCTCTCCGTGAGGTACGATTATTACAATGGGACAGTGAACGCATCACCGGCCTCCATCCCACCCGCTGATTGCTGCGGCTTGGTAACATGTGGCCCTATAGGTGCTGTTTGGAGGGGCAGAGGCACCCAAGGGACACTCAGGGGGGAAAGAAGAGGCGCGTCATTAAAATAGATTTAAGGTCGAGTCacgagctccgtgcgcgcgacGGCTCGGAGCTTCGAAAACGGTTGAAACTTTAAAAACGGACTTTTCCTCAAAGgttatttatatctttatatatatatatatatactatatttatatatatgtatttatagtgatatatacactatatttatatatatatatatatgtatttatagtgatatatacacaatatttatatatatatatatatatatatatatatgtttgataGTTTTACTCACTAAATGACTTGCTTTTAAATAGTTCGAATGATTTAGCTGAAATATAAACAGTGTACTCAGAGCGTGACAAATACGTCTGAGTTGTAATTATTTGGATGAATGGCGTCGaggatttcatttattttcagctCAGATTTCACTTGTTTTAGATTCCGAGTTAAGAAGCCATCAAAAACACGATAACacgagtatttatttattattattttattaaaaaagactAAAGAAAACAAGAGTAACctaaacacattatttaaagaTTCCTATTTAAATAGaagacacactttttttttaggataTGATATATATGCTAATATAATTGGATATGTATATTACAATTAAATGAATCTGTCTAAATTATAAGATATACAAAAATGTCTAAATTATAAGATatacaaaatttaaaaatacatgaaaGTATATGGACTTTAGGGGTGGATACAATAATCTCCACATATCTGTCAATCTGATAAGGGCCATAACTGGATGCTTGAAACCTTTTTAATGCTGTTGACTTTGTGTCAGACAGGTGTGGATGTGCCTGTGCTGCCATTTCTAAAGACAGAGTGTTCTGGATTGCGCAATactctagttgtgtgtgtgtgtgtgtgtgtgtgtgtgtgtgtgtgtgtgtgtgtgtgtggtgtttttaATTAGTGGAACAAGTGATCCTCCTTTTGTGTAATACACATTTTTTCCAACTGTTTTAattaaagaaagaaggaaaaaaaagatattatttTAGCTCAAAGCTTGTGTGGCTGCTTCTGAAAATGAGTGAAGACGTGAAGACACACAATCACCCACagaccccaaacacacacacacatcaacacacacacacacacacagtcaccaaacacacacacaccaaactagATGAGAGCACACGTCACCTCTTTTAAAATATCTATTTTAAAGAAGCCGCTCAGCGACTCTTGTGGACAATGAattccaaaaaataaaaaattccccccaaaaagatTCCCAATTTTAGAAAATAATCCTCGGTAGTCGCGGACCACCCAATGCGACAGAAATTCGGCCTCCCCGCCGAAACGCTTTGGTGAATTCCTCAAGTTAAGTCCTGTCGCTGTGCCAGAGGAGCAAAAAGCCCATTCatgctcccctcccctcccccatgttCACCTCACTCTCTATCATATTTCCCCTCTTCCTGCCCTTTCACTCTCAATCTCCCATGACATCTGTTTTGTGCCCCCCCCAAAAGGTAAACGTCCCGCAGACAGGCGAGCGATCACGCATGCATCGATCTTTAATATGCAGGGGCCCGAGAGCGCGCACACTTGATCATTCATACTTTCGTCAACAATagggaacaaatatatatataaatatatttaacccttgtgttgccttagggtcattttgacccgaatcaatattacaccctccccccgcctttgggtcattttgacccgattcaatgtttcaccctcctgttacctttatatttactaacatattttaccctttgggttcaatttgacgccagcaattaaaacctccagaaaattattagaattaatattgttttccaagtttaagtgtgaggcactttatgtttgtttgttgactaccgaaagaacaccgacattaaacattgaatggggtcaaattaatcctaaggcggggggagggtgtaatattgattcaggtcaaaatgaccctaaggcaacacaagggttaaatacatttatatgaatatttttGAATGCGGCAGCTGGTGAAGTACGTTAGAAGTATTTGTAGTTTCTGCTGTTTTTAATTCAATCACTATTCTTTTCGTGCACTTTCCTCTGCAGCTTAACTCAGCTTTGCACCACAACCacgtctacctgtgtgtgtgtgtgtgtgtgtgtgtgtgtgacagtctaGTTTGTGTTCACTTTGTGAGGTGAAACCGCACAAAGACTGAAAATGGTGCCAAATCTGCGATTTCCAACACTGAGTCACCGGTGACCTTTCAGCtgacctctccctccctctctctctcccccagacGCCGAGTGGCTCGCCCACAGCGAGCAGCTCTGCCACAGCGCCCAGCACCCCTCCCTGGCGCCCTCCCACCACCCGAGCGTCACCCTGCACGGCGTGCAGCGCCACCACGTGGGCCTGTGCGACCGCTCCCACATGGCGGCGGCCGGCCAGTGGCAGTGCGCCATCTCCCCGCAGCTGTGACCTCCTCgacccggagagagagagagagagcatcgatgactgatgggggggagggagagagagggggaggagggttgtgagagacagagaggacaggagacaacAAGTCTGTCCGTCCCCCCGTGGCTTCATTTCATTCCCCGCTGCCTTCTTTTCCAACAAGGCCTCGGCCCCCAGGACCCATATTtgtgcctccttcctcctcctcctcttcctcttcctcctacacAGTCAGACCAAAAGACACACaaggaatacattttttttaaccaacAGCCGTGCAGGACAGACAGGTGTACTGAAGGACTGATGTATGGCCGCTCCTCCATCCATCAACACGATTCCTCTCGAGATTCTTTCTTGCAAAACTTCTGCAAAAATGTCTGTGGGCAATCGGGGGTAACGTATCACAACTTCACGAGTACGCAATCAAAGAGGGGAAAAGAAACCTTTCAGGGTGCTTAAATAAttgcaaatgtttgttttttgtcttttttaaaatatatatttttgtttgtttgtatgctttccccccctcttttctttcttaaaagCAACTCGGCTCATGGAGagttggtcccccccccccccccctcacacacacacacttctccggaaaaagaaaaggaaaaaaaagtagctGTAAAGCAGGAGAGCTCCGTGAGAGAGAAGTTTATTTATTAGATCACGGTTCACGCTGAATGATGAcagctcacctccacctgtacgTCCACACACCGTCGGCCTCGGTCTCATGTTGGGAGTCGAGAGCGTTAACTAATTGGCAAATGTTGCACAATGAATTGAATGTATCTTATTAAATTGTTTGGCTGTTATTGGTCTTCATGGAGTCTGAcggttgttttattattattatttagtttatatTCTAATGGTAGACGTATATCCAGGTTATTGTTGCCCGTCTGGCTTGTTTTACATTCGCAGGAaactgcttaaaaaaaaaatatatatatatattaaataataataataatatacgtcCATGATCACGCAAAGCTGCTTTTTCTATGACCGAGCCCTCGCGGCTCACTGGGGGAAGTTCATCAGTTTTTAAGTCACCGCATaaagaaattattttaaatgtttaagtcATTAAAATAATCTCACCTCATTACACTTAATAATATGGACATTTCTAAATTCATAAACATTTATGCCAGACGAATAGCTCAGTGCTGAAGGAATAAATAGTTTGAACtaacttattaaatatatatatacaggactgtctcagaaaattagaatattttgataaagttctttattttctgtaatgcaattaaaaaaacaaaaatgtcatgcattctggattcattacaaatcaactgaaatattgcaagcattttatatttttttatattgctgattatggcttacagcttaagaaaactctaaaatcctatctcataaaattttaatatttcctcagaccaagtaaaaaaaagatttataacagctgagtgtttgtcaaggctcaggaaacccttgcaggtgtttcgagttaattagacaattcaagtgatttgtttaataccctactagtatactttttcatgatattctcatatttagagataggatatttgagttttcttaaactgtaagccataatcagcaataaatcagaataaaaggcttgcaatatttcagttgatttgtaatgaatccagaatgcatgacatttttgtttttttaattgcattacagaaaataaagaacttcatcacaatattctaattttctgagacagtcctgtatacatatccacatatatgagtgtatatgcatgtatatatatatatatatacacgtgtatatatacatatatatatgtatatatatgtatatatcttatGAGAACTGTATGATTTTCAAAGCCCTAAACTTCCTTTTGTAAACAACTAATTCCTTCGGCAAATAATTAATTCCTTTAACTAATTCCTTTTGTAAATAACTTCTTCCTTTTGTAAACAACTACTTCCTTTTGTAAACAACTACGTCCTTTTGTAAATAACTACTTCCTTTTTTGTAAATAACTACGTCCTTTTGTAAACAACTACGTCCTTTTGTAAATAACTACTTCCTTTTGTAAATAACTACTTCCTTTTGTAAATAACTACGTCCTTTTGTAAATTACTACTTCTTTTAACTACTTCCTTTAGTCAATAAATAATTCCTTAAACTTCCTTTTGTAAAAAACTACTTCCTTTAACTACTTCCTTGTGTAAATAAAAGCAAAAGTCAAATGACAAGTGTCATAATTTAAAGTCATAAAGATGTTGTTTATCTCGGACTCAGGCATTGACATGTGAGGGTGGAGCTCGTGGAGCTCGTGGAGGTCGTGGAGCTCGGAGATTCACAAATAGTGTGCTGGGCCTCATGCGGTCTCCGAGGTCATCAGACATCTGACCCCCAAACACCAAAACCACAGCAAGAGGCTCCTCGGAGGCCGCCCCGCCGCGCCCGTCACAAAGGAAAGGGGACGCGGCCCGTCGACGAATGACACGTGTGCCCAAATACTTTGTGTAAGTTCCGAGAGGCGAAGGAGACGTGAGCTACACGGTGAGCGTGTCTGACAAGCCCCGTCTCGCCTCGCCGGAGAGGGCCTCGCCTGCTCCTCGTTTACATGAGGCTCCGACAGCGGcgtgtcctcgtgtctctgCAGCGTCAACACGCAGCCTGATTTGACTTGGAAAGCACGCCGTCCGCAGGCAGCGGTCACGGCCCGTTGCTCAGGGGGATCGTGGTGTTTCTTTGACCGTACACGTGAACCACAGCACAGGGAAcccgggggagggagggggggggggcacgaggccacgccccccccttgtttttcattttctccATCAGCTGCACAGCACATGATGGTCGACTTGAGGGGCAGAAAAATGTCgttacattgttgttgttgtt of the Pseudoliparis swirei isolate HS2019 ecotype Mariana Trench chromosome 11, NWPU_hadal_v1, whole genome shotgun sequence genome contains:
- the pax9 gene encoding paired box protein Pax-9; this encodes MEPAFGEVNQLGGVFVNGRPLPNAIRLRIVELAQLGIRPCDISRQLRVSHGCVSKILARYNETGSILPGAIGGSKPRVTTPTVVKHIRTYKQRDPGIFAWEIRDRLLADGVCDKFNLPSVSSISRILRNKIGNLSQQSQYESGKQASHPQPTIPYNHLYSYPTSKVPTPPGMPTLPGHMAMHRIWPSSHSVTDILGIRSITEQQNAEWLAHSEQLCHSAQHPSLAPSHHPSVTLHGVQRHHVGLCDRSHMAAAGQWQCAISPQL